In Acinonyx jubatus isolate Ajub_Pintada_27869175 chromosome A3, VMU_Ajub_asm_v1.0, whole genome shotgun sequence, a genomic segment contains:
- the LOC106989613 gene encoding signal-regulatory protein beta-1-like isoform X2 — translation MSAPASRPHPPSYLLLPLLLGLTGVSDETELQVIQPEKSVSVAAGQTATLHCTLTSLLPVGKVEWFRGTGPGRELIFSSRGGDPHSSRVTTVTDITKRNNMDFSIRISHITPEDTGTYYCVKFQKGNPDVEFKSGPGTRVTVSAKPSPPMVLGPTARATPEQTVSFTCESHGFSPRNVTLKWFKNGNELAASQTTVDPEGDSASYSISSTTTLPLTPGDVRSQVTCEVAHVTLQGGPPLRGTANLSETLRVPPTLEVAQQPVTGDQVKVICQVKKFYPQRLQLTWLENGNVSRTETASTASNLIENKDGTFNWTSLFLVNLSTHTEDVVVTCQVQHDGQQAVTKRHILKTSGYTKDQCTDGNSDRELSTPLLVALSLGPKLLLLVSVSAIYVHRKQRID, via the exons ATGTCAGCCCCTGCCTCCAGGCCCCATCCTCCTTCTTAcctgctgctgcctctgctgTTGGGACTCACAG GTGTGTCAGATGAGACGGAACTGCAGGTGATCCAGCCCGAGAAGTCGGTGTCTGTGGCAGCCGGACAGACGGCCACTCTTCACTGCACCCTGACCTCCCTGCTCCCCGTTGGGAAGGTCGAGTGGTTCAGGGGCACAGGGCCAGGCCGGGAGTTAATCTTCAGTTCCAGAGGAGGAGACCCCCACTCCTCTCGAGTAACAACTGTTACAGACATCACAAAGAGAAACAACATGGACTTTTCCATCCGCATCAGTCACATCACCCCAGAAGACACGGGAACCTACTACTGTGTGAAGTTCCAGAAAGGGAACCCCGATGTGGAGTTTAAGTCTGGACCAGGCACCCGGGTCACCGTGAGCG CCAAACCCTCTCCCCCCATGGTGTTGGGCCCCACGGCCAGGGCCACACCTGAGCAGACTGTGAGCTTCACCTGCGAGTCCCACGGCTTCTCCCCCAGAAACGTCACCCTGAAATGGTTCAAAAACGGGAATGAGCTGGCAGCCTCCCAGACCACCGTGGACCCAGAGGGAGACAGCGCTTCCTACAGCATCTCCAGCACAACCACGCTGCCGCTGACCCCGGGGGACGTTCGCTCCCAGGTCACCTGCGAGGTGGCCCACGTGACCCTGCAGGGGGGCCCTCCTCTTCGTGGGACTGCCAACTTGTCCGAGACCCTCCGAG TTCCACCCACCTTGGAGGTTGCCCAGCAACCCGTGACAGGGGACCAGGTGAAGGTCATTTGCCAAGTGAAGAAGTTCTACCCCCAGCGCCTCCAGCTGACCTGGTTGGAGAACGGAAACGTGTCCCGAACAGAAACGGCCTCGACGGCCTCGAACCTCATAGAGAACAAGGATGGGACCTTTAACTGGACGAGCTTGTTCCTGGTGAATTTATCTACCCACACAGAGGATGTGGTGGTCACCTGCCAGGTGCAGCATGATGGGCAGCAGGCAGTCACCAAAAGGCATATACTCAAGACCTCTGGCTACACCAAGGACCAGTGCACAGATGGAAACTCGG ATCGAGAACTTTCCACTCCACTCCTGGTGGCTCTCTCCTTGGGCCCCAAGCTGCTGCTGCtcgtctctgtctctgccatctATGTCCACAGGAAGCAACGGATTGACTAG
- the LOC106989613 gene encoding signal-regulatory protein beta-1-like isoform X1 — translation MSAPASRPHPPSYLLLPLLLGLTGVSDETELQVIQPEKSVSVAAGQTATLHCTLTSLLPVGKVEWFRGTGPGRELIFSSRGGDPHSSRVTTVTDITKRNNMDFSIRISHITPEDTGTYYCVKFQKGNPDVEFKSGPGTRVTVSAKPSPPMVLGPTARATPEQTVSFTCESHGFSPRNVTLKWFKNGNELAASQTTVDPEGDSASYSISSTTTLPLTPGDVRSQVTCEVAHVTLQGGPPLRGTANLSETLRVPPTLEVAQQPVTGDQVKVICQVKKFYPQRLQLTWLENGNVSRTETASTASNLIENKDGTFNWTSLFLVNLSTHTEDVVVTCQVQHDGQQAVTKRHILKTSGYTKDQCTDGNSDRELSTPLLVALSLGPKLLLLVSVSAIYVHRKQRID, via the exons ATGTCAGCCCCTGCCTCCAGGCCCCATCCTCCTTCTTAcctgctgctgcctctgctgTTGGGACTCACAG GTGTGTCAGATGAGACGGAACTGCAGGTGATCCAGCCCGAGAAGTCGGTGTCTGTGGCAGCCGGACAGACGGCCACTCTTCACTGCACCCTGACCTCCCTGCTCCCCGTTGGGAAGGTCGAGTGGTTCAGGGGCACAGGGCCAGGCCGGGAGTTAATCTTCAGTTCCAGAGGAGGAGACCCCCACTCCTCTCGAGTAACAACTGTTACAGACATCACAAAGAGAAACAACATGGACTTTTCCATCCGCATCAGTCACATCACCCCAGAAGACACGGGAACCTACTACTGTGTGAAGTTCCAGAAAGGGAACCCCGATGTGGAGTTTAAGTCTGGACCAGGCACCCGGGTCACCGTGAGCG CCAAACCCTCTCCCCCCATGGTGTTGGGCCCCACGGCCAGGGCCACACCTGAGCAGACTGTGAGCTTCACCTGCGAGTCCCACGGCTTCTCCCCCAGAAACGTCACCCTGAAATGGTTCAAAAACGGGAATGAGCTGGCAGCCTCCCAGACCACCGTGGACCCAGAGGGAGACAGCGCTTCCTACAGCATCTCCAGCACAACCACGCTGCCGCTGACCCCGGGGGACGTTCGCTCCCAGGTCACCTGCGAGGTGGCCCACGTGACCCTGCAGGGGGGCCCTCCTCTTCGTGGGACTGCCAACTTGTCCGAGACCCTCCGAG TTCCACCCACCTTGGAGGTTGCCCAGCAACCCGTGACAGGGGACCAGGTGAAGGTCATTTGCCAAGTGAAGAAGTTCTACCCCCAGCGCCTCCAGCTGACCTGGTTGGAGAACGGAAACGTGTCCCGAACAGAAACGGCCTCGACGGCCTCGAACCTCATAGAGAACAAGGATGGGACCTTTAACTGGACGAGCTTGTTCCTGGTGAATTTATCTACCCACACAGAGGATGTGGTGGTCACCTGCCAGGTGCAGCATGATGGGCAGCAGGCAGTCACCAAAAGGCATATACTCAAGACCTCTGGCTACACCAAGGACCAGTGCACAGATGGAAACTCGG ATCGAGAACTTTCCACTCCACTCCTGGTGGCTCTCTCCTTGGGCCCCAAGCTGCTGCTGCtcgtctctgtctctgccatctATGTCCACAGGAAGCAACGGATTGACTA